From the genome of Candidatus Methylopumilus turicensis, one region includes:
- the glmU gene encoding bifunctional UDP-N-acetylglucosamine diphosphorylase/glucosamine-1-phosphate N-acetyltransferase GlmU, with product MSTKNLNIVILAAGKGTRMQSLMPKVLHRLAGKTLLQHVIDKAKQLIPNKVVVVYGYGGDAVPKALTHETITWVEQKEQLGTGHAVLQAVPHLDDDGKTLILLGDVPLLDQKSCLALLDKTDTLGLLTVNKQNPTGYGRIVRDAQNQILAIVEHRDATKEQRDITEVNTGIIAVSNTQLKAWLSKLSNKNAQAEYYLTDIVAMAVNDGLNVAAEITDDESSVEGVNSKEDLAGLERVYQTRNASALMQAGATLADPLRIDVRGELTVGKDVEIDVGCVFEGFVSLGDQVKIGPYCVIKDASIGKGTHIAAFTHIDQAKVAADCKLGPYARLRPGAEIADAAHIGNFVEVKNSQVGVGSKVNHLSYVGDATIGKNVNVGAGTITCNYDGVNKYRTVIEDNVFIGSDTQLVAPVVIGEGATIAAGSTITKNAPAGQLTFCRAKDQKSIASWKRPVKK from the coding sequence ATGAGTACAAAAAATCTAAACATAGTGATACTTGCAGCAGGCAAGGGGACGCGTATGCAGTCCTTGATGCCTAAGGTTTTGCACCGCTTGGCCGGCAAGACATTGTTGCAACATGTGATTGATAAAGCGAAGCAACTCATTCCCAATAAGGTGGTGGTGGTTTATGGTTATGGTGGTGATGCCGTCCCTAAAGCGTTGACGCACGAAACAATCACATGGGTTGAGCAAAAAGAACAACTAGGCACAGGTCATGCGGTATTACAGGCTGTACCGCACTTAGATGATGATGGAAAAACGCTTATTTTGTTGGGTGATGTCCCCTTACTTGATCAAAAAAGCTGTTTAGCTTTGCTTGATAAAACGGATACGCTGGGATTGTTGACTGTGAACAAACAAAATCCGACAGGGTATGGACGTATTGTAAGAGATGCTCAAAACCAAATTTTAGCTATCGTTGAGCATAGAGATGCAACAAAAGAGCAAAGAGATATTACAGAAGTGAACACAGGCATCATTGCTGTAAGTAATACTCAATTGAAGGCTTGGTTATCAAAGCTTAGTAATAAAAACGCTCAGGCCGAATACTACTTGACTGACATTGTCGCGATGGCAGTCAACGACGGATTAAATGTTGCAGCTGAAATCACTGACGATGAGTCCTCGGTCGAGGGTGTCAATTCAAAAGAAGATCTGGCTGGTTTAGAGCGCGTATATCAAACGAGAAATGCGTCAGCACTCATGCAAGCAGGCGCAACACTAGCAGATCCGTTGAGAATCGATGTGCGTGGTGAATTAACAGTCGGTAAAGATGTTGAGATTGACGTTGGATGTGTATTTGAGGGGTTCGTCAGCTTGGGTGATCAAGTGAAAATCGGACCATACTGCGTGATTAAGGATGCCAGCATTGGTAAGGGCACGCATATTGCAGCATTCACTCACATTGATCAGGCAAAGGTGGCGGCTGATTGTAAGCTGGGACCATATGCTCGATTACGCCCAGGTGCTGAGATAGCAGATGCCGCCCACATTGGTAATTTCGTTGAGGTTAAAAATAGCCAAGTAGGTGTCGGTTCCAAAGTAAATCATTTGAGCTATGTTGGTGATGCCACAATCGGTAAAAACGTCAACGTTGGTGCAGGCACGATTACCTGCAATTATGATGGTGTGAATAAATATAGAACTGTCATAGAAGACAATGTATTTATTGGATCTGACACCCAGTTAGTTGCCCCTGTCGTGATTGGTGAAGGTGCTACAATCGCAGCTGGCTCTACCATAACAAAGAATGCGCCTGCAGGCCAATTAACCTTCTGCAGAGCAAAAGATCAAAAGAGCATTGCCAGCTGGAAACGTCCAGTTAAAAAATAA
- a CDS encoding F0F1 ATP synthase subunit epsilon, whose protein sequence is MATTIQIEVVSAEESIFSGEAEFVVAPALMGEVGIYPRHTPMLTSIKPGALRIKLAAGDEQLIFVSGGILEVQPGLVTVLADTAIRGHDLDEAKALEVKRLAEENLKSNASEVNYALAQSELVEALAQLQAIAKLRKTTH, encoded by the coding sequence ATGGCAACAACAATACAAATCGAAGTAGTAAGTGCTGAAGAATCTATCTTCTCAGGTGAGGCAGAATTCGTTGTCGCACCTGCGTTGATGGGTGAAGTTGGTATTTATCCACGTCACACGCCTATGCTTACAAGTATTAAACCAGGTGCGTTACGTATTAAATTAGCAGCAGGCGATGAACAATTAATCTTTGTTTCAGGCGGCATTCTTGAGGTTCAACCAGGTTTAGTCACGGTTCTTGCTGATACAGCAATTCGGGGCCATGATTTAGACGAAGCTAAGGCGTTAGAAGTTAAACGTCTAGCAGAAGAAAACTTGAAGAGTAATGCGAGCGAAGTTAATTACGCATTGGCACAAAGCGAATTGGTTGAGGCATTAGCTCAACTACAAGCAATTGCTAAGTTACGTAAAACAACTCACTAA
- the atpD gene encoding F0F1 ATP synthase subunit beta, translating into MSQGKVVQCIGAVVDVEFPRDQMPKVYEALVLDEAGSTAEAGLTFEVQQQLGDGIVRTIAMGSSDGLRRGMSVKATGAGISVPVGTATLGRVMDVLGRPIDEAGPIATDERREIHQHAPTFEELSPSVDLLETGIKVIDLVCPFAKGGKVGLFGGAGVGKTVNMLELINNIAKEHSGLSVFAGVGERTREGNDFYHEMAEAGVIKLDNMAESKVAMVFGQMNEPPGNRLRVALSGLTMAEKFRDEGRDILFFVDNIYRYTLAGTEVSALLGRMPSAVGYQPTLAEEMGRLQERITSTKVGSITSIQAVYVPADDLTDPSPATTFQHLDSTVVLSRDIASLGIYPAVDPLDSTSRQLDPLVVGEEHYAVARSVQQTLQRYKELRDIIAILGMDELAPEDKLAVARARKIQRFLSQPFHVAEVFTGAPGKYVPLKETIKGFKGIVNGDYDHLPEQAFYMVGAIEEAVEKAKTL; encoded by the coding sequence ATGAGTCAAGGTAAAGTTGTACAGTGTATCGGCGCTGTTGTTGACGTGGAATTTCCACGTGACCAAATGCCTAAGGTTTATGAAGCCTTGGTATTAGACGAAGCAGGTTCTACAGCAGAAGCTGGCCTGACATTCGAAGTTCAACAGCAATTAGGTGACGGCATTGTTCGTACCATTGCGATGGGTTCAAGTGACGGTCTTCGTCGCGGTATGTCAGTTAAAGCAACTGGCGCTGGTATCTCTGTACCGGTTGGTACAGCGACACTAGGTCGCGTGATGGACGTGCTAGGCCGTCCAATCGACGAAGCAGGTCCAATCGCAACAGACGAACGTCGTGAAATTCACCAACATGCACCTACTTTTGAAGAGTTGTCTCCATCAGTAGACTTGCTAGAAACAGGTATTAAGGTGATTGACTTGGTATGTCCGTTTGCTAAGGGCGGTAAAGTTGGTCTATTCGGCGGTGCTGGTGTAGGTAAAACAGTTAACATGCTTGAGTTGATTAACAACATTGCTAAAGAGCACTCAGGTTTGTCAGTGTTTGCGGGTGTGGGTGAACGTACTCGTGAAGGTAACGACTTCTACCATGAAATGGCTGAAGCTGGCGTTATTAAACTAGACAACATGGCTGAATCAAAAGTAGCGATGGTGTTTGGTCAAATGAACGAACCACCAGGCAACCGTTTACGCGTTGCGTTGTCAGGTTTGACAATGGCTGAAAAATTCCGTGACGAAGGCCGTGATATCTTGTTCTTCGTGGATAACATCTACCGTTACACATTGGCTGGTACTGAAGTATCAGCGTTGCTAGGTCGTATGCCATCAGCTGTGGGTTACCAGCCTACATTGGCAGAAGAAATGGGTCGCTTACAAGAACGTATTACATCAACTAAAGTTGGTTCTATTACTTCTATTCAAGCGGTTTACGTTCCTGCGGATGACTTGACTGACCCATCACCAGCGACAACATTCCAACATTTGGACTCAACAGTTGTGTTGTCACGTGACATCGCTTCATTGGGTATTTACCCTGCGGTTGACCCACTTGACTCAACTTCACGTCAATTGGATCCACTCGTTGTTGGTGAAGAGCATTATGCTGTTGCACGTAGCGTTCAACAAACACTACAACGTTATAAAGAGTTGCGCGACATTATTGCGATTCTTGGTATGGACGAGTTGGCACCAGAAGATAAATTGGCTGTTGCCCGTGCACGTAAGATCCAACGTTTCTTATCACAACCTTTCCACGTAGCTGAAGTGTTTACAGGCGCGCCTGGTAAGTACGTACCATTAAAAGAAACCATCAAAGGTTTCAAAGGTATTGTGAACGGTGATTACGATCACCTACCAGAACAAGCGTTCTACATGGTTGGTGCAATTGAAGAAGCTGTAGAAAAAGCTAAAACTCTGTAA
- the atpG gene encoding F0F1 ATP synthase subunit gamma → MAGSKEIRTKIKSVENTRKITKAMEMVAASKMRKAQERMRAARPYAEKIRNVAAHMSHAEPEYKHPFLVKREGVKNVGVIVVTSDKGLCGGLNTNVLRVAVNQMQAWEAENLSVQVCAIGNKGLGLMNRISANVKSQMIGLGDAPQMEKLIGPIKVMLDAYVAGEIDQLYVVYNKFINAMKQETKLELLLPLSGENLGAPKGHWDYIYEPDAQVVIDDLMVRYVESVIYQAVAENMASEQSARMVAMKAASDNAKTVIGELKLVYNKARQAAITKEISEIVGGAAAVSG, encoded by the coding sequence ATGGCTGGTAGTAAGGAAATTAGAACCAAGATCAAAAGTGTAGAAAATACACGTAAGATCACTAAGGCCATGGAAATGGTGGCGGCATCGAAAATGCGTAAAGCGCAGGAACGTATGCGCGCTGCCCGTCCATACGCAGAAAAGATTCGCAATGTTGCGGCGCACATGTCTCATGCTGAGCCTGAGTACAAGCACCCATTTCTAGTGAAACGTGAAGGCGTTAAAAACGTCGGTGTGATCGTTGTCACATCAGATAAAGGCTTGTGCGGTGGCTTAAACACTAACGTGTTACGCGTTGCAGTGAATCAAATGCAAGCTTGGGAAGCTGAAAATCTGTCTGTACAAGTATGTGCAATCGGCAATAAGGGCTTAGGCCTGATGAACCGAATCAGTGCAAATGTGAAGTCACAAATGATTGGTTTGGGCGATGCACCGCAGATGGAAAAACTTATCGGCCCAATTAAAGTGATGTTAGATGCTTACGTTGCTGGCGAAATTGATCAGTTGTATGTTGTATACAACAAATTCATTAACGCAATGAAACAAGAAACGAAATTAGAGCTACTACTACCACTTTCAGGTGAAAACCTTGGTGCACCAAAAGGTCATTGGGATTACATCTACGAGCCTGATGCGCAAGTGGTGATTGATGATTTGATGGTTCGTTATGTTGAATCAGTCATTTATCAAGCAGTAGCTGAAAACATGGCATCTGAGCAAAGTGCTCGTATGGTTGCGATGAAAGCAGCGTCTGATAATGCAAAGACTGTGATTGGCGAATTGAAACTGGTTTATAACAAAGCGCGTCAAGCAGCGATTACGAAAGAAATTTCTGAAATCGTTGGTGGTGCGGCAGCGGTATCGGGTTAA
- the atpA gene encoding F0F1 ATP synthase subunit alpha, translating to MQLSTSEISELIKSRLENFSTTAEARTQGTVVSVTDGIVRIHGLSNVMAGEMIEFPGNTFGLALNLERDSVGAVVLGDYEHITEGDVCKCTGRILEVPVGPELIGRVVDALGRPIDGKGPINAKMTDKIEKVAPGVIARKSVSQPVQTGIKAIDSMVPVGRGQRELIIGDRQTGKTAVAIDAIINQKGQNMTCIYVAVGQKASTIANVVRKLEQYGAMEYTIIVAASASDSAALQFIAPYSGCTMGEYFRDRGQDALIIYDDLTKQAIAYRQISLLLRRPPGREAYPGDVFYLHSRLLERAARVNEEYVEKFTNGEVKGKTGSLTALPIIETQAGDVSAFVPTNVISITDGQIFLETDLFNAGIRPAINAGISVSRVGGAAQTKVVKKLGGGVRLALAQYRELAAFAQFASDLDEATRKQLERGRLVTELMKQAQYLPLSVSEMAISLQAANKGYLDDVPVTKVLAFESALHAFIKAKYKGLVERIEATLDLSKEDDKELTSAIEDFKANSAY from the coding sequence ATGCAGTTATCAACATCAGAAATCAGTGAACTGATTAAAAGTCGATTGGAGAATTTCTCTACGACTGCTGAAGCGCGTACTCAAGGTACAGTTGTTTCAGTTACGGACGGTATTGTTCGTATTCACGGCCTATCAAATGTAATGGCCGGTGAAATGATCGAGTTCCCAGGCAACACATTCGGTTTAGCGTTAAACCTTGAGCGTGACTCAGTAGGTGCCGTTGTTCTTGGTGATTACGAACACATTACAGAAGGCGACGTATGTAAATGTACAGGTCGTATTTTGGAAGTGCCAGTAGGTCCAGAACTTATCGGTCGTGTGGTTGATGCGCTAGGTCGTCCAATCGACGGCAAGGGCCCAATCAACGCTAAAATGACTGACAAAATTGAAAAAGTTGCGCCAGGCGTTATTGCACGTAAATCAGTTTCACAACCAGTTCAAACTGGTATTAAAGCGATTGACTCAATGGTGCCAGTTGGCCGCGGTCAACGTGAATTAATTATTGGTGACCGTCAAACTGGTAAGACAGCAGTTGCAATTGATGCGATCATCAATCAAAAAGGTCAAAACATGACCTGTATCTACGTAGCGGTTGGCCAAAAGGCTTCAACGATTGCTAACGTGGTACGTAAACTTGAACAATACGGTGCGATGGAGTACACGATTATTGTTGCGGCTTCAGCATCTGACTCTGCAGCGTTGCAATTTATTGCTCCGTACTCAGGTTGTACGATGGGTGAATATTTCCGTGACCGTGGTCAAGACGCATTGATCATCTATGATGATTTGACAAAACAAGCGATCGCTTACCGTCAAATCTCTCTATTACTACGCCGTCCACCAGGCCGTGAAGCTTATCCAGGTGATGTGTTCTATCTCCACTCACGTTTGTTAGAGCGTGCAGCGCGTGTAAACGAAGAGTACGTAGAAAAATTCACTAATGGTGAAGTTAAGGGTAAAACAGGTTCATTGACTGCATTGCCGATCATTGAAACACAAGCTGGTGACGTTTCTGCATTCGTTCCCACTAACGTAATTTCAATTACCGACGGTCAGATCTTCTTGGAAACAGACTTGTTCAACGCTGGTATCCGTCCTGCGATTAACGCTGGTATTTCAGTGTCTCGCGTTGGTGGTGCTGCGCAAACTAAGGTTGTTAAGAAGCTTGGCGGCGGTGTTCGTTTGGCACTTGCGCAATACCGTGAATTGGCGGCGTTTGCTCAGTTCGCTTCAGATTTGGACGAAGCAACACGTAAGCAACTTGAACGCGGTCGTTTGGTAACCGAGTTGATGAAGCAAGCACAATACTTGCCACTTTCTGTTTCAGAAATGGCAATCAGCTTGCAAGCAGCGAACAAGGGTTACTTGGACGATGTGCCAGTGACTAAAGTATTAGCCTTTGAATCTGCATTGCACGCATTCATTAAAGCTAAATACAAGGGCTTGGTAGAGCGTATTGAAGCAACTTTAGATCTATCAAAAGAAGATGACAAAGAATTGACATCAGCTATTGAAGATTTCAAAGCAAATAGCGCTTATTAA